A single window of Candoia aspera isolate rCanAsp1 chromosome 3, rCanAsp1.hap2, whole genome shotgun sequence DNA harbors:
- the CD34 gene encoding hematopoietic progenitor cell antigen CD34, with translation MMLVWSFKIMKKRQLFWATFCVLCLLENPVSGDVPSYSSTISPTATTTEKLTTIITPGSTSNSIFLNSIVTTPLAETLSSATKPENKTLVHSTPTHLTSTNTTAESFTTPWNGTMTPANETTMTQNPTSTPHLTHDHTETTTCNSTDFLITATTDNSNATFNIKCVKIKQLDTTTEVICLELNVAHLCENFKTNKGEELSKLVCKKKEMPCLIELADSDVNRHCMLLVAVNDKGAKALGGFLNDKQPDLKALGIKSHKREPIETHQVHSQKTLIALVTTGLLLAFLGLAGYYLMKRRSWSPMGERLGEDPYYIENDSHGNPVIPVASHEQSDLQDKPNLNGGARENGTGQPTSKNGHSTRPQVVADTEL, from the exons aAAATCCAGTTTCTGGTGATGTTCCATCCTATTCAAGTACTATTTCGCCAACTGCTACCACCACTGAGAAGTTGACGACAATCATTACTCCTGGCTCTACTTCTAATTCTATCTTTTTAAATTCTATAGTTACAACACCACTAGCAG aaacTTTAAGCAGTGCTACCAAGCCAGAAAATAAGACACTTGTCCATAGCACACCAACACACTTAACTTCTACAAATACAACAGCAGAGTCATTTACTACACCGTGGAATGGCACAATGACTCCTGCCAATGAGACAACAATGACTCAAAATCCAACTTCAACACCACATCTGACACATGATCATACTGAGACAACAACATGTAATTCCACTGACTTTCTTATCACAGCCACAACTGATAACAGCAATGCAACG ttCAACATCAAATGTGTGAAAATCAAGCAGCTGGATACCACCACTGAAGTGATATGCTTGGAACTCAATGTGGCCCACTTGTGT gaaaactttaaaacaaacaaaggggAAGAACTGAGCAAAttggtttgtaaaaaaaaagaaatgccatgTCTCATTGAACTAGCAGACTCTGATGTGAATCGCCACTGCATGTTGTTGGTTGCCGTTAACGATAAAG GTGCAAAAGCATTGGGTGGCTTTCTGAATGACAAGCAACCTGATTTGAAAGCG cttGGGATAAAGTCCCACAAGCGGGAACCCATTGAGACTCACCAGGTCCATTCTCAGAAGACCCTTATTGCCTTGGTCACCACTGGCCTGCTATTGGCATTTTTAGGATTGGCTGGATATTATCTTATGAAACGACGAAGCTGGAGTCCCATGGGAGAGAGGCTG GGTGAAGATCCATATTACATCGAAAATGATAGCCATGGCAACCCTGTGATCCCTGTGGCCTCTCATGAACAGTCTGACCTGCAGGATAAACCAAATCTCAATGGAGGGGCTCGGGAAAATGGGACTGGCCAGCCAACCTCAAAAAATGGACACTCAACCAGGCCCCAGGTTGTTGCTGACACAGAACTGTGA